A DNA window from Streptomyces sp. CA-278952 contains the following coding sequences:
- a CDS encoding ABC transporter permease — translation MRGPRVYLLLAGAAFRAEFQYRGNLFINIIGGLFYQGVGLAFIWAVLDRFGQVGGWGLGEIAFLYGIRLTAHGLWLLPGHQLIHVDEVVIEGEYDRYLVRPVPPLVQLLTRRVRLSSLGDLAGGSVLLSIASASSPVDWSPGAVCFLLLAVVGGALVEGSLQLAASALVFRMKRVSPIKFAIDMIFSDFGNYPLKIFGPVAGFGLTFVFPLAFVAYLPATVLMGREEELAVPEWLAWGAPGIGVVLMYAAYRFWERQSRHYESSGH, via the coding sequence ATGCGAGGCCCACGTGTCTATCTGCTGCTGGCCGGCGCGGCGTTCCGTGCCGAGTTCCAGTACCGGGGGAACCTGTTCATCAACATCATCGGCGGCCTGTTCTACCAGGGCGTCGGACTGGCCTTCATCTGGGCGGTGCTGGACCGCTTCGGGCAGGTCGGCGGATGGGGACTGGGAGAGATCGCCTTCCTCTACGGAATAAGGCTCACCGCCCACGGTCTGTGGCTGCTCCCCGGTCACCAGCTGATCCACGTCGACGAGGTCGTCATCGAGGGCGAGTACGACCGCTATCTCGTCCGACCGGTGCCACCGCTGGTCCAGCTCCTCACCCGCAGGGTGCGGCTGAGCTCGCTCGGCGACCTGGCGGGCGGATCGGTTCTCCTGTCCATCGCCTCGGCCTCCTCGCCGGTCGACTGGTCGCCGGGAGCCGTCTGCTTCCTCCTGCTCGCGGTGGTGGGCGGCGCTCTGGTCGAAGGCTCCCTGCAACTGGCCGCCTCCGCACTCGTGTTCAGAATGAAGAGGGTCTCCCCCATCAAGTTCGCCATCGACATGATCTTCAGCGACTTCGGCAACTACCCGCTGAAGATCTTCGGTCCGGTAGCCGGCTTCGGGCTGACCTTCGTCTTCCCGCTCGCCTTCGTCGCCTATCTGCCGGCGACCGTACTGATGGGCCGGGAGGAAGAACTCGCCGTGCCGGAGTGGCTCGCCTGGGGCGCTCCGGGCATCGGCGTCGTGCTCATGTACGCCGCGTACCGCTTCTGGGAACGGCAGTCCCGCCATTACGAGAGCAGTGGGCACTGA
- a CDS encoding ABC transporter permease produces MTAPTARAAGKQPLGALLQAQLACARMEFRVALTYRTAYLSSFAMMLLQIWLLTVVWKALYDGREEVDGLGLTTMTAYATLTTLQYHLVSPWRSSPIEQRVREGKVAVDLLRPIGFPGQMLAGQLGWASAAVPVLLVALPFALLIGAGRAPASVAAGFAYPVALIGALLVNQLLGLLLGMVAFWTLEVSGALMAYRFVAQFFSGALVPLWFMPGPVRAAAEWLPFQATAYTPAAVYLGQVEGVGIAAALGVQLVWIAGLGTLAAFVWSRARRRVLSQGG; encoded by the coding sequence ATGACCGCGCCGACGGCCCGTGCCGCCGGGAAGCAGCCACTCGGGGCGCTGCTGCAGGCCCAACTCGCCTGTGCTCGGATGGAGTTCCGCGTCGCCCTCACCTACCGCACGGCCTATCTGTCGTCCTTCGCGATGATGCTCCTCCAGATCTGGTTGCTGACGGTGGTATGGAAGGCCCTCTACGACGGCCGTGAGGAGGTGGACGGACTCGGCCTCACCACCATGACGGCGTACGCGACACTGACGACGCTCCAGTACCACCTCGTCAGCCCGTGGCGGTCCTCCCCCATCGAGCAGCGGGTGCGGGAGGGGAAAGTCGCCGTGGACCTGCTGCGGCCCATCGGCTTCCCCGGGCAGATGCTCGCCGGCCAGCTCGGGTGGGCATCAGCCGCGGTCCCGGTCCTGCTGGTGGCGCTGCCGTTCGCGCTGCTGATCGGCGCGGGCCGGGCCCCCGCCTCGGTGGCCGCGGGGTTCGCCTACCCCGTGGCGCTCATCGGTGCGCTGCTCGTGAACCAGCTGCTCGGGCTTCTGCTCGGCATGGTGGCCTTCTGGACCCTGGAGGTGAGCGGCGCCCTCATGGCCTACCGCTTCGTCGCACAGTTCTTCTCCGGGGCCCTGGTCCCGCTGTGGTTCATGCCCGGCCCCGTCAGGGCGGCCGCGGAATGGCTGCCCTTCCAGGCCACCGCGTACACCCCGGCGGCCGTCTACCTGGGCCAGGTCGAGGGTGTCGGCATCGCGGCCGCCCTCGGGGTCCAGCTCGTATGGATCGCCGGCCTCGGCACACTGGCCGCGTTCGTCTGGTCGCGCGCCCGGCGCCGCGTCCTGTCGCAGGGGGGATGA
- a CDS encoding ABC transporter ATP-binding protein: MPVIEVADLVKEFSRPKRQEGAFAGIRTLLTREQTVKRAVDGVNFKVQRGEMVGYLGPNGAGKSTTIKMLTGILVPTSGTVTVAGTTPWRDRSSNARRIGVVFGQRSQLWWDLPLRDSLWLISRLYDVPQARFREKQRQFSEVLDLGPFLDTPVRQLSLGQRMRGDLAAAMLYDPDILYLDEPTVGLDVIAKERIRTFVGELNRTSGTTVVLTTHDLDDVEELCDRIILIDHGKVAYDGAVDELKARYAPHRELVVQTDRLESVEGAEVVRREGGKVWLRFDPVRTPPAELVAAVLAQHRVTDLSIVEPELESVIHRIYADRG, encoded by the coding sequence GAGCAGACCGTCAAACGTGCGGTCGACGGCGTGAACTTCAAGGTCCAGCGAGGTGAGATGGTCGGCTATCTCGGCCCCAACGGTGCGGGCAAGTCCACCACCATCAAGATGCTCACCGGTATCCTCGTACCCACTTCCGGCACCGTCACGGTCGCCGGCACCACCCCATGGCGAGACCGGTCCAGCAACGCCCGCCGGATAGGCGTGGTCTTCGGCCAGCGCAGCCAGCTCTGGTGGGACCTGCCACTGCGCGACTCCCTCTGGCTGATCAGCCGTCTCTACGACGTCCCGCAGGCCCGGTTCCGCGAGAAGCAGCGGCAGTTCAGTGAGGTGCTCGACCTCGGTCCGTTCCTCGACACCCCCGTCCGCCAGCTCTCCCTTGGTCAAAGGATGCGCGGTGACCTCGCCGCCGCGATGCTCTACGACCCGGACATCCTCTACCTGGACGAGCCGACCGTCGGGCTCGACGTCATCGCCAAGGAGCGGATACGTACCTTCGTCGGGGAGCTGAACCGCACCTCGGGTACCACGGTCGTCCTCACCACCCACGACCTCGACGACGTCGAGGAACTCTGCGACCGGATCATCCTCATCGACCACGGCAAGGTCGCCTACGACGGCGCGGTGGACGAACTCAAGGCCCGCTACGCCCCGCACCGCGAACTCGTGGTACAGACCGACCGGCTGGAGAGTGTCGAGGGCGCGGAGGTCGTCCGCCGAGAAGGCGGCAAGGTGTGGCTGCGCTTCGACCCCGTCCGCACTCCACCCGCCGAACTGGTGGCCGCGGTGCTGGCTCAGCACCGGGTGACCGATCTTTCGATCGTGGAACCCGAGCTGGAGAGCGTCATCCACCGGATCTACGCGGACCGCGGATGA